From a single Planococcus shenhongbingii genomic region:
- a CDS encoding AAA family ATPase — protein sequence MTESYLKKPFQAWMTKQKKSNGEPYKTGTINAYTNALRNSSAKLQLKELPQTDLFHITSFEQFKKIHNMLKSAPNFEEIDIKAGNKAYSNSMVLYSKFLKELEEPAVWIFQGNPKYYDVVGAVNDLDEITWSVNQYPKQIKEGDEAYIWLSGPGGGIVASGTILCNPEMKQPAEDDFYSRSEKLNNEPYLGVDIFIQENLTERIVERTLLLSDERTKKMEILTYAGATNFKVTKEENIVIKSIIDGSYEHIPASASSDYSVKLENSFEERIGESADRVEEEPHFESYLEENFLSEVYMSEEKYHTLKNLLIRKKNLILSGAPGVGKTYAAERLAYSIMGEKDKSRVQVVQFHQSYSYEDFIMGYRPNNAGFSLANGPFYQFCKKAEPDDRPYFFIIDEINRGNLSKIFGELLMLIENDKRGKELRLLYSDEQFSVPENVYIIGMMNTADRSLAMIDYALRRRFAFYEFEPAFASEGFKKYQDSIENGRFGSLINTVAALNQVISEDASLGNGFRIGHSYFSSKNEIDDEWLSEVVEYELIPLINEYWFDEPSQVEYWNGKLRSSIRD from the coding sequence ATGACTGAAAGTTATTTAAAGAAGCCTTTTCAAGCATGGATGACGAAGCAGAAGAAATCAAACGGAGAACCGTACAAGACTGGAACTATCAATGCATATACAAATGCTTTGAGAAACAGCAGCGCAAAATTACAACTTAAAGAACTGCCGCAGACAGATTTGTTCCATATTACTTCTTTTGAACAATTTAAAAAAATACATAACATGCTGAAATCTGCTCCCAATTTTGAGGAAATTGATATTAAGGCAGGCAACAAAGCATACTCCAATTCAATGGTTCTATATTCAAAGTTTTTAAAGGAGTTAGAAGAACCTGCCGTTTGGATATTCCAAGGAAACCCGAAATACTATGATGTAGTTGGCGCTGTAAATGATCTGGATGAAATCACATGGTCCGTCAATCAGTATCCGAAGCAAATTAAAGAAGGAGACGAAGCATATATCTGGCTTTCAGGACCTGGCGGCGGCATTGTGGCGTCTGGAACAATTCTATGCAATCCTGAAATGAAACAGCCGGCAGAGGACGATTTCTATAGCCGGAGCGAAAAATTGAACAACGAACCTTATTTAGGTGTAGATATCTTTATACAAGAGAATCTTACAGAAAGAATTGTGGAAAGAACGCTTTTGCTTTCAGATGAACGGACTAAAAAGATGGAGATATTAACTTATGCAGGAGCTACAAATTTTAAGGTGACTAAAGAAGAAAATATAGTTATTAAGAGTATTATTGATGGAAGTTACGAACATATTCCCGCTTCTGCCTCGTCCGATTATAGTGTGAAACTGGAAAATAGCTTTGAAGAGAGAATAGGAGAGTCTGCAGATCGAGTAGAAGAGGAACCACATTTCGAAAGTTATTTAGAAGAGAATTTTTTATCAGAAGTATATATGAGCGAAGAGAAGTATCATACACTTAAGAATTTGCTTATCAGAAAAAAGAATTTAATTTTATCGGGGGCGCCGGGAGTAGGAAAAACTTATGCTGCAGAACGGCTCGCCTACTCCATAATGGGCGAAAAAGATAAAAGCCGTGTGCAAGTTGTGCAATTCCATCAAAGTTATAGCTATGAAGATTTTATAATGGGCTATCGCCCCAATAATGCTGGGTTCTCTTTGGCTAACGGCCCATTCTATCAATTCTGTAAAAAAGCAGAACCTGATGATCGCCCTTACTTCTTTATCATTGATGAAATTAACAGAGGAAACTTGAGTAAGATTTTCGGCGAATTGCTGATGCTGATTGAAAACGATAAAAGAGGAAAAGAACTGCGGTTGCTCTACTCCGATGAACAGTTTTCAGTTCCTGAAAATGTCTATATCATCGGCATGATGAATACGGCTGACCGCAGCTTGGCGATGATTGACTATGCCTTGCGCCGGCGTTTTGCTTTTTATGAATTCGAGCCTGCTTTTGCCAGTGAAGGATTTAAAAAATACCAGGACAGCATTGAAAATGGGAGATTCGGAAGTTTGATTAATACTGTGGCGGCATTGAATCAGGTAATCAGTGAAGATGCTTCTCTTGGCAACGGCTTCCGCATTGGCCACAGCTATTTCTCTTCAAAAAATGAGATTGATGATGAATGGCTGTCAGAAGTCGTAGAGTATGAATTGATTCCCTTGATCAATGAGTACTGGTTTGATGAGCCCTCACAAGTAGAGTACTGGAACGGCAAACTTCGGAGTTCTATCCGTGATTAG
- a CDS encoding (deoxy)nucleoside triphosphate pyrophosphohydrolase, translating to MKKNIHVVGAVITDGDKILCAQRGTEKALPGLWEFPGGKIEQDESPQQALQREIQEEMHCEIEIGEQVEHTVYEYDFGIVHLTTFYCKLLQGKPVLTEHTAIKWLGPDELEQLEWAPADIPAIEKIAQTFVKQN from the coding sequence ATGAAAAAAAACATTCACGTAGTAGGAGCAGTTATCACGGACGGCGATAAAATTCTATGCGCACAGCGAGGAACAGAAAAAGCATTACCAGGACTATGGGAATTTCCTGGAGGCAAAATCGAACAAGATGAATCGCCGCAACAAGCTTTGCAGCGTGAAATTCAAGAAGAAATGCATTGTGAAATTGAAATCGGAGAACAAGTAGAACATACCGTATATGAATACGATTTTGGCATCGTGCATTTAACCACATTTTACTGCAAGTTATTACAAGGAAAGCCGGTTTTAACAGAACATACCGCGATCAAATGGCTAGGGCCGGACGAATTAGAACAACTTGAATGGGCACCTGCTGATATTCCAGCGATTGAAAAAATAGCACAAACCTTTGTTAAACAGAACTAA
- a CDS encoding nucleoside triphosphate pyrophosphohydrolase yields the protein MPIYNKLIRDAIPEVIEKTGKVFSTRILLNEEYIVELKKKLREELMEYEEAKTNEEAIEELADILELIHAATKIHGSSFEELENVRKAKAEKRGGFEKRIFLIEVEDD from the coding sequence ATGCCTATCTATAATAAGTTAATCCGTGATGCAATACCCGAAGTAATTGAAAAGACAGGAAAAGTATTTTCAACTCGTATTTTACTAAATGAGGAGTACATAGTTGAATTAAAAAAGAAATTAAGAGAAGAACTAATGGAGTATGAAGAAGCAAAAACAAACGAAGAGGCAATCGAGGAATTAGCAGACATCCTTGAACTTATTCATGCAGCAACGAAAATCCACGGCTCTTCTTTTGAGGAACTAGAAAATGTCCGCAAAGCAAAAGCGGAAAAGCGTGGAGGCTTCGAAAAGCGTATCTTTTTAATTGAGGTTGAAGATGACTAA
- the mcrC gene encoding 5-methylcytosine-specific restriction endonuclease system specificity protein McrC → MIRLKNIYHMLAYAYRILNEEGYKSIQTEKFKNIHDLMAAILIQGVASQCKRGLHKEYIEQTEATGSLRGKIDVTSSIKQNTLIRRSMVCRFDNFSKNILMNQIVKTTMQLLMRSKEVKDSNRKELRKLVLFFENVDAIDPQSINWSALSYHRNNATYKLLLNICQLVINGLLMTTDSGEYKMKQFLDDQQMHSLYEKFLLSYFKKEHPEYSASASYIDWNIDDGIKEFLPAMKTDITLSKKDEVLIIDAKYYGRTMQTHTLFNNKTINSANLYQMYTYVKNKDRTGSGNVSGLILYAKTDEEVTPNNEYQIDGNRIMVRTLDLGADWPEIVRQLDSIPLLIS, encoded by the coding sequence GTGATTAGGCTGAAAAATATTTATCATATGCTAGCTTATGCTTATCGCATTCTGAACGAGGAAGGGTATAAAAGCATTCAAACTGAAAAATTTAAAAACATACATGATTTAATGGCGGCCATTCTTATACAGGGAGTAGCCAGCCAGTGTAAACGCGGGCTTCACAAAGAATATATTGAACAGACAGAAGCAACAGGAAGTTTGCGGGGGAAAATCGATGTCACAAGTTCCATTAAACAAAATACTCTTATAAGAAGAAGCATGGTCTGCCGTTTTGATAACTTTTCTAAAAATATACTGATGAATCAAATTGTGAAAACGACGATGCAGCTGCTCATGCGCAGCAAAGAAGTCAAAGACAGCAACCGGAAAGAACTGCGCAAGTTAGTTCTCTTCTTCGAAAATGTTGATGCCATTGATCCGCAATCCATTAATTGGAGCGCATTGTCTTATCATCGAAACAATGCAACATACAAACTGCTATTGAATATTTGCCAGTTGGTTATTAACGGACTGTTGATGACCACTGACAGCGGAGAATATAAGATGAAGCAGTTTTTGGATGATCAGCAAATGCACAGTTTATATGAAAAGTTTTTGCTGAGCTACTTCAAAAAAGAGCATCCCGAATACTCCGCAAGTGCTTCCTATATTGATTGGAATATCGATGATGGCATAAAAGAATTCCTGCCAGCGATGAAGACAGATATCACTCTTTCGAAAAAAGATGAAGTTTTAATCATAGATGCCAAGTACTACGGAAGAACCATGCAGACGCATACCTTATTCAATAATAAAACGATCAATTCAGCTAACCTGTACCAAATGTATACTTATGTAAAAAATAAAGATCGGACAGGCAGCGGAAACGTGAGCGGGCTGATACTTTACGCTAAAACTGATGAAGAAGTTACACCGAATAACGAGTACCAAATTGATGGCAATAGAATTATGGTAAGAACTTTAGATTTAGGTGCGGATTGGCCGGAGATCGTTAGGCAGTTGGATAGTATTCCTTTGCTCATATCTTAA
- a CDS encoding DEAD/DEAH box helicase family protein yields the protein MTNLELVTSQLVNHLERLSKEAVEIHWITAFAMKSGVKKITPFLQEATERGVPLKLLIGDYLFVTQPDALELLLEEVPLAEIRIWKSGGTSFHPKSYLFRGTETSHLVVGSSNLSASALTTGVEWNLIAPTSVDAEVFDEAVTQFHKYFYAEQTVPLNAETLAEYRSLHKETNSERPISPVWSEAEEVEMTVGPISPQQPEIAETQTLYSTDISPRPAQREALDALENVMAEDYSRAMVVLATGLGKTYLAAFFAEKFKRVLFVAHREEILYQAEQSFKHVHPDRSSAFYNAFEKRTDADFIFASIYTLGSQYHLDRFEKDAFDLIVVDEFHHAAAPTYERLLNHFEPKFLLGITATPDRMDNKDVYALCDGNVAISIHFLDAIERNWLAPFNYYGVYDDTDYSMIPWRGTRYDEQELLQVQLREDFAQKIFDEWDRYKQTRTIVFCSSVKQALYMNSFFQCKGVRSIALHGESHPEERKTARSRLDSGELEIIFTVDLFNEGVDIPKVDTLLFIRPTESLAVYTQQIGRGLRIAEGKSHCVIIDFIGNYRNADLKLAVFDKEEKPAGNKAIQPLVPVHCEFNLDLQVINLLEEMRRKRAPRKEALVMAYYELKKEMGSRPSYLEFHLHANVDSKTVKQEFGSYFGMLAYADELTEAEKGVWLKYKHWLIEVEKTGMTKSYKMIVLSYMLSKGVKKWLEPITPEEAALFFHEYLTEKDYRRNIDFSDAQGKKLWVYDQRKVADLIARMPMTKWSGSAKDGIVAFEDGTFFFKLQPSDEENRYLYKWTDEISEYRLHAYFERKTIPLH from the coding sequence ATGACTAATCTGGAACTGGTGACTTCTCAGCTTGTAAACCATTTGGAGAGGTTATCAAAAGAAGCGGTTGAGATTCATTGGATCACTGCTTTTGCTATGAAGTCGGGAGTGAAAAAGATTACCCCTTTTCTTCAGGAAGCGACTGAAAGAGGAGTGCCGCTTAAACTGCTTATTGGCGATTATCTTTTTGTGACGCAGCCGGATGCCCTGGAACTGCTTTTAGAAGAAGTCCCTTTAGCGGAAATTCGGATATGGAAAAGCGGCGGAACTTCCTTTCACCCGAAATCTTATTTATTCCGGGGGACTGAGACTTCCCATTTGGTTGTAGGTTCCTCGAATCTATCGGCATCCGCTTTAACAACAGGAGTGGAGTGGAACTTAATCGCTCCAACGTCTGTTGATGCTGAAGTTTTCGACGAAGCGGTTACACAGTTTCATAAGTATTTTTATGCCGAGCAGACCGTGCCTTTAAATGCAGAAACACTTGCAGAGTACCGATCTTTACATAAAGAAACGAATTCGGAACGGCCAATAAGCCCAGTATGGTCAGAAGCGGAAGAGGTAGAAATGACTGTCGGCCCTATTTCCCCGCAGCAGCCGGAAATTGCCGAAACTCAGACACTTTACAGCACTGATATTTCCCCAAGACCGGCTCAACGGGAAGCGCTGGATGCCTTGGAAAACGTTATGGCTGAGGATTACAGCCGAGCAATGGTGGTGCTGGCTACGGGACTCGGAAAAACTTATTTAGCCGCTTTCTTTGCAGAGAAATTCAAACGGGTTTTATTTGTCGCCCATAGAGAAGAAATCCTTTATCAGGCGGAACAATCATTTAAGCACGTTCATCCGGACAGATCGAGCGCTTTTTATAATGCTTTTGAAAAAAGAACGGACGCCGATTTTATTTTCGCTTCCATCTACACATTAGGCAGCCAGTATCATTTAGACCGGTTTGAAAAGGATGCTTTTGATTTAATTGTGGTTGATGAATTCCATCATGCAGCAGCGCCGACGTACGAGCGCCTGTTGAATCATTTTGAACCGAAATTTTTACTGGGGATTACAGCCACACCGGACCGGATGGACAATAAAGATGTTTATGCGCTATGTGATGGGAACGTTGCGATTTCGATTCATTTCCTGGATGCGATTGAACGCAATTGGCTTGCTCCATTCAATTATTACGGAGTATATGACGACACTGATTATTCAATGATTCCGTGGAGGGGAACCCGGTATGACGAACAGGAATTGCTTCAGGTTCAGCTCCGTGAAGATTTCGCACAGAAAATTTTTGATGAGTGGGACCGGTACAAGCAGACGAGAACGATTGTGTTCTGTTCTTCAGTAAAACAGGCGCTATACATGAACAGCTTCTTTCAGTGTAAAGGCGTCCGTTCCATTGCGCTTCACGGCGAGTCGCATCCGGAAGAGCGCAAAACTGCCCGTTCAAGGCTGGATTCCGGTGAACTTGAAATCATTTTCACGGTGGATTTGTTTAATGAAGGCGTAGACATTCCAAAAGTGGATACACTTCTTTTCATCCGTCCGACAGAATCACTGGCAGTTTATACGCAGCAAATTGGGCGTGGCCTGCGGATAGCAGAAGGGAAGTCGCATTGTGTCATTATTGATTTCATTGGCAATTACCGCAATGCCGACTTGAAATTGGCTGTCTTTGACAAGGAAGAGAAGCCAGCGGGGAACAAAGCTATTCAACCGCTTGTACCTGTCCACTGTGAATTTAACTTGGATCTGCAAGTGATTAATTTGCTGGAGGAAATGCGCAGAAAAAGAGCGCCTCGAAAAGAAGCGCTTGTTATGGCTTATTATGAATTGAAAAAAGAAATGGGAAGCCGTCCGAGCTATCTGGAATTTCATCTGCATGCCAATGTTGATTCTAAAACCGTAAAACAGGAATTCGGAAGCTACTTTGGCATGCTTGCCTATGCCGATGAGCTAACAGAAGCAGAAAAAGGTGTATGGCTGAAGTATAAGCACTGGCTCATTGAAGTTGAAAAGACAGGCATGACCAAAAGCTATAAGATGATTGTCCTGAGTTATATGCTTTCAAAAGGCGTAAAAAAATGGCTTGAGCCAATAACTCCAGAAGAAGCGGCACTGTTTTTCCATGAGTATTTAACTGAAAAGGACTACCGCCGAAACATTGATTTTAGCGATGCGCAGGGCAAAAAGCTTTGGGTATATGACCAAAGAAAAGTAGCTGATTTGATTGCAAGAATGCCGATGACTAAATGGAGCGGCAGTGCAAAAGACGGCATTGTGGCTTTTGAGGATGGTACATTCTTTTTTAAATTGCAGCCTTCCGATGAAGAAAACAGGTACTTGTACAAATGGACTGACGAGATATCTGAATATCGGCTGCATGCCTATTTTGAACGAAAAACAATTCCCTTGCATTAA
- a CDS encoding LysR family transcriptional regulator, producing MDEKDWLIITTIYEEKNITKAANKLFTSQPAITYRLNQLEEEVGVRLIWRHKKGIKFTPQGEYVVQYAKEMLMKLQQTKDYLLNTNEEFAGMIRLGVSSNYARFILPDVLKEFSEKYSNVQFKVFTGWSYEVLKEMEQDNIVLGIVRGDIYWQSNKVLLNRENLCIISKNPIDFPSLPKEPRIVFNTDPKLQQMMDSWWYSNYSQPPSINMEIDNIETCTKLVSRGLGYAIVPELAVTDMDDLHKVTLLDQNGQPFDRPTWLIYKETDVLYPAVQNFIDFLIASSSAAEPDSADNPSL from the coding sequence ATGGATGAAAAAGACTGGCTGATCATTACGACCATCTATGAGGAAAAGAACATTACAAAAGCGGCGAATAAACTCTTCACTTCCCAGCCGGCGATTACGTACCGGTTGAACCAGCTGGAGGAGGAAGTCGGCGTTCGCCTCATCTGGCGCCATAAAAAAGGCATCAAATTCACGCCTCAAGGGGAATACGTCGTGCAGTACGCCAAGGAAATGCTGATGAAACTCCAGCAGACGAAAGATTACCTGCTCAACACGAACGAAGAATTTGCCGGCATGATCCGCTTGGGCGTATCCAGCAATTATGCCCGCTTCATCCTGCCCGATGTCTTGAAGGAGTTTTCCGAGAAATACAGCAACGTCCAGTTCAAGGTGTTTACCGGCTGGAGCTATGAAGTGCTGAAGGAAATGGAACAGGACAATATTGTCCTTGGGATTGTGCGCGGTGATATCTACTGGCAAAGCAATAAAGTGCTGTTGAACCGGGAGAATCTGTGCATCATCTCCAAGAATCCCATCGATTTTCCGAGCCTTCCGAAAGAGCCGCGCATCGTGTTCAATACCGATCCCAAGCTCCAACAGATGATGGACAGCTGGTGGTACAGCAACTACTCGCAGCCGCCGTCCATCAATATGGAGATTGATAATATCGAGACGTGCACGAAGCTCGTCTCTAGAGGATTGGGCTACGCCATTGTGCCCGAGCTCGCCGTAACGGATATGGACGACCTCCACAAGGTAACATTGCTGGATCAAAACGGGCAGCCCTTCGACCGTCCCACTTGGCTGATCTACAAAGAAACGGATGTCCTGTATCCCGCAGTCCAGAACTTCATCGACTTTCTGATCGCCTCTTCCTCCGCTGCTGAACCGGACTCAGCGGATAACCCGTCGTTGTAA
- a CDS encoding GNAT family N-acetyltransferase — protein MPQVTTDRLKVITFELEMIEALLEGPEQLEKLIPYQVLADYPMDVYKQFFPYKIDRFIEQPEENVWEGLIINRELHMVIGDIGFKGGPDEKGEINLGYSVLPRFQGHGFATEAAAAMLEWGLEQPGVKKVTATCSPGNIASIRVLQKAGLKQLREDAKKIYWSS, from the coding sequence ATGCCGCAAGTCACGACCGACAGATTAAAAGTCATCACTTTTGAACTCGAAATGATCGAGGCACTTCTTGAAGGCCCTGAACAGCTAGAGAAGCTGATCCCCTACCAAGTGCTTGCAGACTATCCGATGGATGTCTACAAACAGTTCTTCCCATACAAAATCGACCGGTTCATTGAGCAGCCGGAAGAGAACGTATGGGAAGGATTGATTATCAATAGAGAGCTCCATATGGTCATTGGCGACATTGGCTTCAAAGGCGGACCGGATGAAAAAGGTGAGATCAACCTAGGCTACAGCGTCCTTCCGCGCTTTCAAGGCCACGGCTTTGCGACAGAAGCGGCAGCCGCGATGCTCGAGTGGGGATTGGAGCAGCCGGGCGTTAAGAAAGTCACAGCCACTTGCTCGCCGGGAAACATTGCTTCGATCCGCGTGCTGCAAAAAGCGGGGTTAAAGCAGCTGCGTGAGGATGCCAAGAAAATCTATTGGTCGTCCTAA
- a CDS encoding DUF3427 domain-containing protein: protein MNLLQNLQDSLYKGFIDQTQHSGERFKPTLLVNNTNENVLNALLEELDHCQSFLFSVAFVTESGLATLKSHFLDLERKGVKGRILTSTFLNFNQPKVFKELLKITNVEVRLANKKGFHSKGYIFNHETHHSLIVGSSNLTANALKVNYEWNVKLTSLENGEIVNHFNDQFEEVWETSIPLTDEWIARYESSYVPPTNNREASLVTDFPAVYETNAIEEALKITPNKMQQAALQEIQLVREAGNDKGLVISATGTGKTYLSAFDVRSFAPKRMLFIVHREQILQKAKSDFLQILGGAEEDFGILSGSSRQTDARYLFATIQTISKEDTLRQLNPEAFDYILIDEVHKAGAKSYQKVMDYFKPKFLMGMTATPERTDDFNIYELFDYNVAYEIRLQEALEEDMLCPFHYFGVTDIEYDEGVIDEATAFSKLVTEERVNHILQKIHYYGHSGDQVRGLMFCSRKDEAEKLSVELNNKGLRTVALTGDHSQEERVRQVERLEQGQLDYILTVDIFNEGIDIPSVNQVVMLRQTQSSIIFIQQLGRGLRKHGSKEYVTIIDFIGNYKNNYLIPVALSGDRSQNKDNIRRHMKDTSYIKGVSTVNFEEIAKNRVFNAIKRSNLTDMKLLRDAYIELKNRIGEIPKLQDFIIHNSLDPLVIVQKYVNYYEFLLKLKEIEPVLSTYEEQVITMLSQELLNGKRKHEVVLLELLLIEGSMSREKYLQELEKQGCVTNEETIKSVERILDLSFYTEATQKKYGNKPLVLFESMDSLSFNLEIAERLTANPIFKEMLIDIVNTAASLSEQYLCEKPLTLYKKYTRKDACRLLNWSNDESSTIYGYKTKHGTCPIFVTYHKHDEVESSVAYTEGFINPEVFKWSTRSNRTLASEEVIKIINAKEQGIDLHLFVKKDDDEGGDFYYLGEVVPDKNMVEQSTMEDKNGKEIPVVHMNMVLEKSLESKLYHYIMSGEN, encoded by the coding sequence ATGAATTTACTTCAGAATTTACAAGATTCCTTATACAAAGGTTTTATCGATCAAACTCAACATAGTGGAGAACGCTTTAAGCCAACATTATTAGTTAACAATACGAACGAAAATGTTTTAAACGCCTTGCTTGAAGAGCTTGATCATTGTCAGTCCTTTCTTTTCTCAGTCGCTTTCGTGACAGAAAGTGGCTTGGCTACATTGAAATCGCATTTTTTGGATCTGGAGCGAAAAGGGGTTAAAGGACGTATTTTAACGTCTACTTTTCTAAACTTTAACCAACCGAAAGTATTTAAAGAACTATTAAAAATCACCAATGTCGAAGTTCGTTTGGCAAATAAAAAAGGATTTCATTCTAAAGGATATATTTTCAATCACGAAACCCATCATTCGTTAATCGTAGGCAGCTCTAATCTAACTGCTAACGCGTTAAAAGTGAATTACGAATGGAACGTCAAACTGACTTCACTCGAAAATGGTGAAATCGTCAATCATTTCAATGATCAATTTGAAGAAGTCTGGGAAACTTCAATTCCTTTAACAGACGAGTGGATCGCACGCTATGAATCTTCTTATGTGCCGCCTACAAACAATCGTGAAGCAAGCCTGGTTACCGATTTTCCGGCAGTGTACGAAACAAACGCCATTGAAGAGGCTTTGAAAATCACGCCAAATAAAATGCAGCAAGCAGCGCTGCAAGAAATTCAACTTGTACGAGAAGCAGGTAATGATAAAGGTTTGGTCATTTCTGCAACAGGAACCGGGAAAACCTATTTATCGGCTTTTGATGTCCGCAGCTTCGCGCCAAAGCGGATGTTATTTATCGTTCACCGCGAACAAATTTTACAAAAAGCCAAGTCGGACTTTCTTCAAATCCTAGGTGGTGCAGAAGAAGACTTTGGGATTTTATCCGGTTCGTCGAGACAAACCGATGCACGGTATTTATTCGCGACCATTCAAACCATTTCAAAAGAAGACACACTTCGACAACTGAATCCCGAAGCGTTTGATTATATTTTAATTGATGAAGTACATAAAGCAGGAGCAAAATCGTATCAAAAAGTTATGGATTACTTTAAACCGAAGTTTTTAATGGGCATGACCGCTACTCCTGAACGAACAGACGATTTTAATATATACGAGCTATTTGACTACAATGTCGCTTATGAAATCCGCCTACAAGAAGCGCTTGAAGAAGATATGCTTTGCCCATTTCATTATTTTGGAGTTACCGATATTGAGTATGATGAAGGGGTTATTGATGAAGCAACTGCTTTTTCAAAACTCGTAACAGAAGAACGAGTAAATCACATTCTCCAAAAAATTCATTATTACGGCCATTCAGGTGACCAAGTAAGAGGATTAATGTTCTGCAGCAGAAAAGACGAAGCAGAAAAACTGTCGGTTGAGTTAAATAATAAAGGACTTCGAACCGTGGCTTTAACAGGCGATCATTCTCAAGAAGAGCGCGTCCGCCAAGTAGAGCGTTTAGAACAAGGACAACTCGATTATATTTTAACAGTAGATATTTTTAATGAAGGAATCGATATTCCGAGTGTCAATCAAGTGGTCATGCTGCGTCAAACGCAGTCGAGCATCATCTTTATCCAGCAATTGGGTCGCGGCTTGCGGAAGCATGGATCGAAAGAATATGTAACGATCATCGATTTCATTGGGAATTATAAAAACAACTACCTCATTCCAGTCGCTTTATCTGGAGATCGCTCTCAAAATAAAGACAATATCCGACGGCACATGAAAGACACCAGTTATATTAAAGGTGTTTCTACCGTGAACTTTGAAGAAATCGCCAAGAATCGCGTCTTTAATGCCATTAAGCGCAGTAATTTAACCGATATGAAATTATTGAGAGATGCTTATATCGAACTCAAGAATAGAATTGGAGAAATTCCAAAGCTGCAAGACTTTATCATTCATAACTCTCTTGATCCACTTGTGATTGTACAAAAGTATGTGAATTACTATGAATTCCTATTGAAGTTAAAAGAGATTGAACCGGTCTTATCAACTTACGAAGAACAAGTCATTACGATGCTTTCTCAGGAACTATTAAACGGTAAACGGAAGCATGAAGTGGTGTTATTGGAGTTACTTTTAATTGAAGGAAGTATGTCAAGAGAGAAATATCTTCAGGAGTTAGAGAAGCAAGGGTGCGTCACAAATGAAGAAACGATTAAATCTGTAGAACGCATTTTAGATCTTTCGTTTTACACTGAAGCTACTCAGAAGAAGTATGGAAACAAACCGCTCGTTCTATTCGAATCAATGGATTCTTTGTCCTTCAACTTGGAAATTGCAGAGCGGTTAACTGCTAATCCTATATTTAAAGAGATGCTGATCGATATCGTAAACACTGCAGCATCTCTTAGTGAACAATATTTATGTGAGAAACCACTAACTTTGTACAAAAAATACACAAGAAAAGACGCTTGTCGACTATTGAACTGGTCAAATGATGAAAGCTCTACGATCTATGGATATAAGACAAAGCATGGAACTTGTCCAATCTTTGTTACTTACCATAAACACGATGAAGTTGAATCCAGTGTTGCGTATACCGAGGGCTTTATCAATCCTGAGGTCTTTAAATGGTCGACAAGAAGCAATCGTACTTTAGCATCCGAAGAAGTGATAAAAATCATTAATGCAAAAGAACAAGGAATCGATCTACATCTGTTCGTGAAAAAAGACGATGATGAAGGTGGCGATTTCTACTACTTAGGAGAAGTTGTTCCTGATAAAAACATGGTTGAGCAAAGTACGATGGAAGATAAGAATGGGAAAGAGATTCCTGTGGTTCATATGAATATGGTGTTGGAGAAGAGTTTGGAGAGTAAGCTGTATCATTATATTATGAGTGGAGAAAATTAA